From Chryseobacterium sp. H1D6B, a single genomic window includes:
- the folE gene encoding GTP cyclohydrolase I FolE — protein sequence MVDFTDNDDDIFTGKEHTPIREDAFDKSPQEKIEKITELFGEIMETLGLDMTDDSLKDSPQRVAKMYVNEIFGGLLPENKPGISTFSNKYKYSQMLVEKDITVYSFCEHHFLPIIGRAHVAYISNGEVIGLSKINRIVDYYAKRPQVQERLTMQIVNALKEALGTKNVACIIDAKHLCVNCRGIKDTASSTITAELSGIFKTNPITRQEFLHYVGSHAKFD from the coding sequence ATGGTTGATTTTACGGATAACGACGATGATATTTTCACTGGAAAAGAACATACGCCTATAAGGGAAGATGCTTTTGATAAATCGCCACAGGAAAAGATAGAAAAGATTACAGAACTCTTTGGAGAGATCATGGAAACTCTAGGATTAGACATGACAGATGATTCTCTCAAAGACTCTCCACAAAGAGTTGCGAAAATGTATGTAAATGAGATTTTTGGCGGACTTCTTCCTGAAAATAAGCCTGGAATTTCTACTTTTTCTAATAAATATAAATACAGCCAGATGCTGGTGGAAAAAGATATCACTGTATATTCTTTTTGTGAACACCACTTTCTGCCGATTATTGGGAGAGCCCACGTTGCTTATATCTCAAACGGTGAGGTGATCGGCCTTTCAAAAATTAATAGAATCGTAGACTATTATGCAAAAAGACCACAAGTACAGGAAAGATTAACAATGCAGATCGTAAATGCTTTGAAAGAAGCTCTTGGTACAAAAAATGTGGCATGTATCATAGATGCTAAACATCTTTGTGTAAATTGCAGAGGAATTAAAGATACGGCAAGTTCAACTATTACAGCAGAATTAAGCGGAATTTTCAAAACCAATCCTATTACCAGACAAGAATTTCTGCATTATGTAGGAAGTCATGCGAAATTTGATTAA
- a CDS encoding DinB family protein — protein MNYQILKNIVEQEVLRFEKISDEDWSFRPSPEKWSKKEILGHLCDSALTNIRRFVVTQYKENENIVYDQDCWVKAQNYQNIPVLEVINLWKFLNIQIVYTVENIPDEALKRICDTTKVKPQSLTLKFIIQDYIDHLQYHLKAI, from the coding sequence ATGAATTACCAGATTCTTAAAAATATTGTTGAACAAGAAGTACTGAGGTTTGAAAAGATTTCTGATGAAGACTGGAGCTTCAGGCCTTCCCCCGAAAAATGGTCCAAAAAAGAAATTTTGGGTCATCTGTGCGACAGTGCACTTACCAATATCAGAAGATTTGTGGTTACTCAGTATAAAGAGAATGAAAATATTGTATACGATCAGGATTGTTGGGTGAAAGCTCAGAATTATCAGAATATTCCGGTTCTAGAAGTTATTAATCTTTGGAAGTTTTTGAATATTCAGATCGTATATACAGTAGAAAATATTCCGGATGAAGCTTTAAAAAGAATTTGTGATACAACAAAGGTCAAGCCCCAGAGCCTCACGCTAAAGTTTATTATTCAAGATTATA